In the Paramormyrops kingsleyae isolate MSU_618 chromosome 6, PKINGS_0.4, whole genome shotgun sequence genome, one interval contains:
- the LOC111844748 gene encoding poly(rC)-binding protein 4-like isoform X3, producing the protein MHGKEVGSIIGKKGETVKRIREESSARVNISEGSCPERIVTITGPTECVLRAFAMITLKLEEDLTSLVNSGTVASRPPVTLRLVIPTSQCGSLIGKGGSKIKEIRESTGAQIQVAGDLLPNSTERGVTVSGTQDAVIQCVRLICTVILESPPKGATIPYWPGPTPGAVLLARNQASEFGSHPLYSLTQGAVDLQQAYTVQNQYGIPHSELAKLHQLSMHQNLGAVGLPGTPALTGIESNCQTSSQELLIPNDLIGSVIGRQGTKINEIRQASGAQIKIGSQLDSTSDRHVTITGSTVSINLAQYLITSCLETAKSTAQSSVATPADLNLSFAQQSPPASSPVTALAAIGTLPHAPVLGTPYTLPLSSLLGVKPVPLLALTAPPAPVPAHGTLASFTTKISSANGIKKPERQKFAPY; encoded by the exons GAAGTTGGCAGTATTATAGGAAAG AAAGGAGAGACGGTGAAAAGAATACGAGAAGAG AGCAGCGCACGTGTGAACATCTCAGAGGGAAGCTGTCCTGAGAGGATCGTCACCATCACTGGTCCCACGGAGTGCGTCCTCAGAGCCTTCGCCATGATCACGCTAAAGCTGGAGGAG GACCTCACGTCGCTAGTAAACAGTGGCACGGTGGCCAGCAGACCTCCAGTCACTCTCCGATTGGTCATTCCCACAAGCCAGTGTGGCTCGCTCATTGGCAAAGGCGGTTCAAAGATCAAGGAGATAAGAGAG AGCACCGGGGCCCAAATACAGGTTGCAGGTGACTTGCTGCCCAACTCAACAGAACGCGGAGTGACGGTATCTGGAACCCAAGATGCCGTCATCCAGTGCGTCAGACTGATCTGCACAGTCATTCTTGAG TCACCACCGAAGGGTGCTACCATTCCGTACTGGCCGGGCCCGACCCCAGGAGCCGTGCTCCTTGCCAGGAATCAG GCTTCCGAGTTTGGATCGCATCCACTGTATTCTCTGACCCAAGGTGCAGTCGACTTACAGCAA GCCTATACTGTGCAGAACCAATATGGCATTCCACACTCTGAG CTGGCCAAACTGCACCAGCTATCCATGCACCAAAACCTCGGGGCAGTGGGGCTGCCTGGCACTCCTGCTCTAACTG GAATTGAGTCCAACTGCCAGACCTCATCCCAAGAGCTACTCATTCCCAATGAT CTGATTGGCTCAGTCATTGGCCGACAGGGTACCAAGATCAATGAGATCCGCCAAGCTTCAGGGGCCCAGATAAAGATTGGGAGTCAGCTGGACAGCACCAGTGACCGACATGTCACCATTACTGGCTCCACAGTCAGCATAAACCTGGCACAGTATCTCATCACCTCCTG TTTAGAGACTGCAAAGTCCACCGCCCAGTCCTCTGTGGCCACCCCCGCTGACCTTAACCTGAGCTTCGCCCAGCAGTCGCCCCCCGCCTCGTCTCCTGTCACGGCTCTGGCAGCAATAGGCACTCTGCCCCACGCCCCAGTCTTAGGAACCCCTTATACACTCCCATTGTCCAGCCTCCTGGGAGTGAAGCCAGTCCCCCTTCTGGCGCTGACTGCCCCACCTGCCCCTGTTCCTGCCCACGGCACGCTGGCCTCTTTcaccactaaaatttcctctgCCAATGGGATCAAGAAACCTGAGAGACAGAAGTTTGCGCCCTACTGA
- the LOC111844748 gene encoding poly(rC)-binding protein 4-like isoform X1 — MRLPVSDCLSTMNSEQDSGEGSMNVTLTLRLLMHGKEVGSIIGKKGETVKRIREESSARVNISEGSCPERIVTITGPTECVLRAFAMITLKLEEDLTSLVNSGTVASRPPVTLRLVIPTSQCGSLIGKGGSKIKEIRESTGAQIQVAGDLLPNSTERGVTVSGTQDAVIQCVRLICTVILESPPKGATIPYWPGPTPGAVLLARNQASEFGSHPLYSLTQGAVDLQQAYTVQNQYGIPHSELAKLHQLSMHQNLGAVGLPGTPALTGIESNCQTSSQELLIPNDLIGSVIGRQGTKINEIRQASGAQIKIGSQLDSTSDRHVTITGSTVSINLAQYLITSCLETAKSTAQSSVATPADLNLSFAQQSPPASSPVTALAAIGTLPHAPVLGTPYTLPLSSLLGVKPVPLLALTAPPAPVPAHGTLASFTTKISSANGIKKPERQKFAPY, encoded by the exons GAAGTTGGCAGTATTATAGGAAAG AAAGGAGAGACGGTGAAAAGAATACGAGAAGAG AGCAGCGCACGTGTGAACATCTCAGAGGGAAGCTGTCCTGAGAGGATCGTCACCATCACTGGTCCCACGGAGTGCGTCCTCAGAGCCTTCGCCATGATCACGCTAAAGCTGGAGGAG GACCTCACGTCGCTAGTAAACAGTGGCACGGTGGCCAGCAGACCTCCAGTCACTCTCCGATTGGTCATTCCCACAAGCCAGTGTGGCTCGCTCATTGGCAAAGGCGGTTCAAAGATCAAGGAGATAAGAGAG AGCACCGGGGCCCAAATACAGGTTGCAGGTGACTTGCTGCCCAACTCAACAGAACGCGGAGTGACGGTATCTGGAACCCAAGATGCCGTCATCCAGTGCGTCAGACTGATCTGCACAGTCATTCTTGAG TCACCACCGAAGGGTGCTACCATTCCGTACTGGCCGGGCCCGACCCCAGGAGCCGTGCTCCTTGCCAGGAATCAG GCTTCCGAGTTTGGATCGCATCCACTGTATTCTCTGACCCAAGGTGCAGTCGACTTACAGCAA GCCTATACTGTGCAGAACCAATATGGCATTCCACACTCTGAG CTGGCCAAACTGCACCAGCTATCCATGCACCAAAACCTCGGGGCAGTGGGGCTGCCTGGCACTCCTGCTCTAACTG GAATTGAGTCCAACTGCCAGACCTCATCCCAAGAGCTACTCATTCCCAATGAT CTGATTGGCTCAGTCATTGGCCGACAGGGTACCAAGATCAATGAGATCCGCCAAGCTTCAGGGGCCCAGATAAAGATTGGGAGTCAGCTGGACAGCACCAGTGACCGACATGTCACCATTACTGGCTCCACAGTCAGCATAAACCTGGCACAGTATCTCATCACCTCCTG TTTAGAGACTGCAAAGTCCACCGCCCAGTCCTCTGTGGCCACCCCCGCTGACCTTAACCTGAGCTTCGCCCAGCAGTCGCCCCCCGCCTCGTCTCCTGTCACGGCTCTGGCAGCAATAGGCACTCTGCCCCACGCCCCAGTCTTAGGAACCCCTTATACACTCCCATTGTCCAGCCTCCTGGGAGTGAAGCCAGTCCCCCTTCTGGCGCTGACTGCCCCACCTGCCCCTGTTCCTGCCCACGGCACGCTGGCCTCTTTcaccactaaaatttcctctgCCAATGGGATCAAGAAACCTGAGAGACAGAAGTTTGCGCCCTACTGA